The Channa argus isolate prfri chromosome 14, Channa argus male v1.0, whole genome shotgun sequence genome includes a window with the following:
- the LOC137098736 gene encoding ras-related protein Rab-6B-like, with product MSAGGDLGNPLRKFKLVFLGEQSVGKTSLITRFMYDSFDNTYQATIGIDFLSKTMYLEDRTVRLQLWDTAGQERFRSLIPSYIRDSTVAVVVYDITNVNSFQQTCKWIDDVRTERGSDVIIMLVGNKTDLEEKRQITIEEGEQRAKELNVMFIETSAKTGCNVKQLFRRVAAALPGMESLDDANPEGMIDIKLDKPAEPTVSEGGCSC from the exons ATGTCAGCTGGAGGAGATTTGGGGAATCCCCTGAGGAAATTTAAACTCGTATTTTTGGGCGAGCAGAGCG TTGGGAAAACATCTCTCATCACTAGATTCATGTATGACAGTTTTGACAACACATATCAG gCGACCATTGGCATTGACTTCCTGTCGAAGACAATGTACCTGGAAGACCGAACA GTAAGGCTCCAGCTGTGGGATACAGCTGGACAGGAGCGTTTCAGGAGCCTCATTCCAAGCTACATCCGAGACTCTACAGTTGCTGTGGTCGTCTATGACATTACAA ATGTGAACTCATTCCAGCAAACCTGCAAATGGATTGATGACGTCAGGACGGAGAGAGGAAGTGATGTTATCATCATGCTAGTTGGTAACAAAACAGATCTGGAAGAGAAAAG GCAAATCACAATTGAGGAAGGAGAGCAGAGAGCCAAAGAGCTGAACGTCATGTTCATCGAGACCAGTGCCAAGACCGGCTGCAATGTCAAACAG TTGTTTCGTCGGGTTGCAGCAGCCCTACCTGGAATGGAAAGCCTGGACGATGCAAATCCCGAAGGCA TGATTGACATCAAGCTGGACAAACCAGCAGAACCAACTGTTTCCGAGGGAGGGTGCTCATGTTAA